A single window of Sander lucioperca isolate FBNREF2018 chromosome 22, SLUC_FBN_1.2, whole genome shotgun sequence DNA harbors:
- the LOC116061497 gene encoding PDZ domain-containing protein 7, with amino-acid sequence MAHLSDPSRREKTPGTQGSHTAARNLLRKKEQRRRGIRSSSPMGRVILINSPVDGGDESEDLHTITVDKSVDGKLGFSVRGGSEHGLSIFVSKVEDNSTAEEAGLFVGDKLVEVNGISLESITMSSAVKVLTGNNRLRMVVRRVGKVPGIRYSKEKTTWVDLIHRRMVVEESGQTPSDASSGSALQRIVHLYTTSDDYCLGFNIRGGKEFGLGIYVSKLDPGGLAEQNGIKMGDQILAANGVSFEDISHSSAVEVLKSHTHVMLTIKEAGRYPAYKEMVAEYRWLNKLANGTQKSSSQGSDSNSSASSLSSGTPVSSLSGLSQVMFPPSLHFGLDMVDVCISTEDQRSESEQTETASQTDLPSQKTGTETTRSLGRTTLLKDTVIRGEVRESQESPKTSVLLALSRPSRLISRSQSQVTVAEIKQEKEKKQKGKQPEEKSTLQRSKTFVNLLFKGGRTSRGRSKSPSTHKAGKGGRQLSAMPNSEMLGVVEDMARRLLTEEEVAAVMETCRRYVAEQSVENLIRHLLAVLDRPEKLLLLREVRMLLSPADLSAFNNVVTPIEVEAYDILKYRSIQTPPLRSPTSGRAPKRRLITPIPDYRGRFELHNAEEVEKESHLLDELEKLSVSGPRRSREKSNPSRSFTPLLDIPVDGYNTESRDLRPPSASPMLPNWLLASSQDSRPPIRTDIGTIRSVHFDEVSLHSTSDKGDTASERGRSPFRNGHSKSQEEKSGDRSNETVFMLQSAARRSRPLLSQVFRSSPDQRVASEQMNGHQVSSENGLNGSEPEQEYELKTVSISKTKQSLGISISGGMESKVQPVVKIEKIFPGGAASTCEVLKAGFELVSVDRLSLQGVTHQHAVDIIRKAFSNKAKDPMVFVVKVPKTILKGD; translated from the exons ATGGCTCACTTGTCAGACCCGTCCCGCAGGGAGAAAACCCCCGGGACCCAAGGGTCACACACGGCTGCACGCAACCTCTTACGAAAGAAGGAGCAGCGCCGACGTGGAATCCGATCCTCCTCACCCATGGGCCGGGTCATCCTCATCAACTCTCCTGTGGATG GTGGAGATGAGAGTGAGGACCTCCATACGATCACAGTGGATAAGAGTGTGGACGGCAAGCTCGGCTTCAGCGTGCGTGGGGGCTCGGAGCATGGCCTCAGCATCTTTGTCAGTAAGGTGGAGGACAACAGTACAGCAG AGGAGGCAGGCCTGTTTGTAGGTGATAAACTGGTGGAGGTGAACGGTATCAGCCTGGAGAGCATCACGATGAGCAGCGCTGTGAAGGTCCTGACAGGCAACAACAGGCTGAGGATGGTGGTGAGACGCGTTGGCAAAGTCCCCGGCATCCGCTACTCCAAGGAGAAGACGACCTG GGTGGACTTGATACACAGGCGTATGGTGGTGGAGGAGAGCGGACAGACACCTTCGGATGCCAGCTCAGGAAGCGCTCTCCAAAGGATCGTCCACCTTTACACCACCTCAGACGACTACTGCCTGGGCTTCAACATCAGGGGGGGAAAGGAGTTTGGTCTGGGCATCTATGTTTCCAA ACTGGATCCTGGTGGTCTGGCTGAGCAGAATGGAATAAAGATGGGGGACCAGATCCTGGCTGCCAATGGAGTGAGCTTTGAGGATATCAGCCACAGTAGTGCTGTGGAGGTGCTGAAGAGCCACACGCATGTCATGCTTACCATCAAG GAAGCAGGACGATACCCCGCTTACAAAGAGATGGTGGCAGAATACAGATGGCTCAATAAGC TGGCCAATGGCACTCAGAAATCTTCCTCCCAGGGTTCAGACTCCAACTCCTCAGCCTCCTCTCTGTCGTCTGGGACTCCGGTCAGCTCTCTGAGCGGCCTGTCGCAGGTCATGTTCCCTCCCAGCCTGCATTTTGGTTTAGACATGGTGGATGTCTGCATCTCTACTGAGGACCAGAG GTCTGAGTCAGAGCAAACAGAGACCGCCTCGCAGACGGACCTTCCCTCTCAGAAGACAGGTACAGAAACCACTCGCAGCCTGGGACGAACCACTCTGCTCAAAGACACGGTGATCCGTGGAGAGGTCAGGGAGAGTCAAGAGTCCCCCAAGACGTCGGTGCTGCTGGCTCTCAGCAGACCGAGCCGACTAATCAGCAGGTCCCAGAGCCAAGTCACCGTGGCAG AGATCAAgcaggagaaagagaagaagcagAAAGGGAAGCAGCCAGAGGAGAAGAGCACCCTGCAGCGCTCAAAAACCTTCGTCAACTTGCTATTCAAGGGTGGACGCACTTCCAGGGGGCGCTCCAAGTCGCCATCCACACACAAGGCTGGCAAAG GGGGACGACAGCTCAGTGCGATGCCAAATTCAGAGATGCTTGGAGTGGTGGAGGACATGGCCCGCAGGCTGCTGACTGAGGAGGAGGTGGCTGCTGTGATGGAGACGTGCAGAAGG TACGTGGCAGAGCAGTCAGTGGAGAACTTGATACGCCACCTGCTGGCCGTGCTGGACAGACCtgagaagctgctgctgctgagagaAGTCCG GATGCTGCTTTCTCCTGCTGACCTGAGTGCGTTTAATAACGTGGTGACCCCTATCGAAGTCGAGGCCTACGATATCCTCAAGTATCGCTCAA TCCAAACTCCTCCTCTTCGCTCTCCCACATCTGGTCGAGCACCCAAACGGCGCCTCATCACTCCCATCCCGG ATTACAGAGGAAGATTTGAGCTCCACAATGCTGAGGAGGTGGAGAAGGAGAGCCACCTACTGGATGAGCtggagaagctcagtgtgtctggGCCCCGGAGGTCCAGGGAGAAGTCCAATCCCTCCAGGTCCTTCACCCCGCTGCTGGACATACCAGTGGATGGATATAACACAGAGTCCAGAGACCTCAGACCCCCCTCTGCCAGCCCCATGCTCCCCAACTGGCTGCTGGCGAGCAGCCAAGACTCCCGGCCTCCTATACGAACAGACATCGGCACGATTCGCTCCGTCCACTTTGACGAGGTTTCGCTGCATTCCACTTCTGACAAGGGGGACACGGCCTCAGAGAGAGGAAGGTCCCCGTTTAGAAACGGCCACTCCAAAAGCCAAGAGGAGAAGAGTGGAGACAGGAGTAACGAAACGGTGTTTATGCTGCAGAGTGCTGCTCGCAGGAGTCGGCCCTTGTTGTCGCAGGTGTTCAGATCGAGTCCAGATCAGCGAGTGGCGAGTGAACAGATGAACGGACATCAGGTTTCCTCTGAGAACGGACTCAACGGCTCTGAGCCGGAACAGGAGTACGAGCTCAAAACTGTCAGCATCTCCAAGACCAAACAGTCACTGG GCATCAGTATATCTGGCGGGATGGAGTCGAAGGTTCAGCCAGTGGTGAAGATCGAGAAGATCTTTCCTGGGGGAGCCGCCTCCACCTGTGAAGTGCTCAAG GCTGGGTTTGAGTTGGTGTCTGTGGACAGACTTTCCCTGCAGGGCGTAACCCATCAGCATGCTGTCGACATCATCCGAAAAGCCTTCAGCAATAAGGCCAAAGACCCCATGGTGTTTGTGGTCAAAGTTCCCAAAACCATTTTGAAAGGAGACTGA
- the LOC116061503 gene encoding oocyte zinc finger protein XlCOF6.1-like: MSKVQMLRAFVNQRLTAAAEEIFGLFERTIAEYEEELCRSKEENERERNRLDAVFNAHRTEISKEEVPPEQQEWSSSLDQEEPETPPHIKEEHEELWTRREGEQLQGPEEADITKFLFTPVLVKSEDDEEKPQSLQLRQRQTEQMKTESDGEDCRGQEPARDSDADRHPEPDTVDKTKDSSEPETEDDDDWKQSREPQSGLSSLKSAVEQPFRCSECGRGFGKSGNLKRHMTSHTGEKPFNCSVCGEGFGQKVQLTQHMAHHTGERPFSCSVCKKSFVQSGYIQRHMRMHTGEKPFSCSVCDKRYFRKEGLETHMRTHTGERPFSCSVCKKSFTQTGNLQKHMRIHTGEKPFNCSVCGKTFSTKAQLTQHTMTHTGEKPFSCSVCGKTFSQKSVLRLHINIHTGEQPFCCSVCGKGFYRKETMVRHARTHTEEIPFSCS; the protein is encoded by the exons atGTCTAAAGTGCAAATGCTGAGAGCGTTTGTAAACCAGCGACTAACTGCGGCTGCTGAAGAGAtttttgggctgtttgaaagaACGATAGCAGAGTACGAGGAGGAGCTTTGTCGTTCAAAAGAGGAGAACGAGCGAGAACGGAACCGACTGGATGCGGTTTTCAACGCTCACAGAACAG AGATAAGTAAAGAAGAGGTTCctcctgagcagcaggagtggagcTCCAGTCTGGACCAGGAGGAGCCAGAgacccccccacacattaaagaggaacatgAGGAACTCTGGACCAGAcgggagggagagcagcttcaagggccggaggaggctgatatcaccaagttcctaTTCACTCCTGTTcttgtgaagagtgaagatgacgAAGAGAAACCTCAGTCATTACAGCTTCGTCAAAGACAAACTGAACAGATGAAAACAGAatctgatggagaggactgtagAGGACAAGAACCAGCGAGGGACTCAGATGCAGATAGACATCCAGAACCTGATACTGTTGACAAGACCAAAGACTCTTCGGAACCTGAGACTGAAGACGACGATGATTGGAAGCAGagcagagaacctcagtcaggttTAAGCTCTTTGAAAAGTGCTGTTGAGCAACCATTTCGCTGCTCCGAGTGTGGAAGAGGATTTGGCAAAAGTGGAAATCTGAAGAGGCACATGACATCTcatacaggagaaaaacctttcaacTGCTCAGTTTGTGGTGAAGGGTTCGGACAGAAGGTACAGCTGACACAACACATGGCACATCACACCGGAGAAagacctttcagctgctcagtctgtaagaaatcttttgtACAGAGTGgatatatacagagacacatgaGGATGCACACCGGagagaaacctttcagctgctcagtttgtgatAAAAGATATTTTCGCAAGGAAGGTCTGGAGACGCACATGAGAACTCATACAGGAGAAagacctttcagctgctcagtctgtaagaaatcgTTTACACAGACGGGgaatttacagaaacacatgagaatccacacggGAGAGAAACCTTTCAATTGCTCCGTTTGTGGTAAAACATTCAGCACCAAGGCACAACTGACACAACACACGATGACGCACACAGgggaaaaacctttcagctgctcagtgtgTGGCAAAACATTCAGCCAGAAGTCGGTATTACGGTTGCATATTAATATTCATACAGGAGAGCAACCGTTTTGTTGCTCAGTTTGTGGTAAAGGATTCTATCGCAAGGAAACCATGGTTCGTCACGCGAGAACCCACACAGAGGAGATACCGTTCAGCTgcagctga
- the LOC116061268 gene encoding leucine zipper putative tumor suppressor 2 homolog, whose protein sequence is MALVQALPISAEPHNPGLSGGSRRRHPSGSSSPINAPPSTLDTMGSVSSLIATRPGNYQDHRSVVELGARVRRPTPGASCLGSESPLDSLLLQTIQKQNSMTSSRELESGNGNYTYLNEDYVGDWNDNHVTRASPGSDADETKGSRLNGNMGGPPPKLIPVSGKLEKNMEKTVLRPTAFKPVIPKNRTSMQYLSPRHCANISESQNNLNLLSPTHIEASPSCSEKSSSYSRGRNSGGGGGSSHSGQLTDSGRNSLSSLPPYNSGGYSLASGESSTGHLEPMKSAPPVSGHGHSNSDSGRSSSSKSTGSGSISGRGQPLSDSGSSGRSPGPVEGYEGVVRDLEDKLRERELELLQLRDNLDENEAAICQVYEEKQKRFELELEELRQGCATRMQVASQKAQRAQQVLQLQVYQLQQEKKKLQEDFAQLLKEREQLDERCTSYEHEKIQLGPRLEESKWEVCQKSGEISLLKQQLKDVQGELAQRVGEIVSLRGQLRETRGELTNTQVLLQEAHGTTRTRTLELEVCENELQRRKSEAELLREKVGRLEGELAHLRDALANQGTGNRQCQVFHEVDEHLLAYESDEVKAQRQSSSEALQNMKVQMDRMRAELAHERQWAEQQTGGFEEERRIWQEEKDKVIRYQKQLQQNYVQMYRRNRELEQLLQELNQELESREEDEGSGNEINFDEIAATEI, encoded by the exons ATGGCCCTGGTTCAGGCGCTGCCCATATCTGCTGAGCCCCACAACCCAGGTCTCAGTGGAGGATCCCGCAGGAGACACCCCTCCGGATCTTCATCCCCTATCAACGCACCACCCTCCACTCTGGATACTATGGGTTCTGTCAGCAGCCTCATCGCCACCCGGCCCGGCAACTACCAGGACCACCGATCTGTGGTTGAGCTGGGAGCCAGGGTCCGACGGCCCACCCCAGGTGCCTCCTGCCTGGGCTCTGAGTCGCCTCTGGACTCCTTATTACTGCAGACCATTCAGAAACAGAACTCCATGACATCCAGCAGGGAGCTGGAGAGTGGGAATGGGAACTATACCTATCTGAATGAGGACTATGTAGGCGACTGGAATGACAACCACGTAACACGTGCCAGCCCAGGAAGTGACGCAGACGAGACTAAAGGATCCCGGTTGAATGGGAACATGGGGGGGCCTCCTCCAAAATTGATCCCTGTGTCAGGAAAACTAGAGAAG AACATGGAGAAAACAGTGCTGCGGCCCACTGCCTTCAAACCGGTCATTCCCAAGAACCGTACTTCCATGCAATACCTCTCCCCTCGCCATTGTGCCAACATATCAGAAAGCCAAAACAACCTGAACCTGCTGAGCCCCACGCACATAGAGGCGTCGCCCTCCTGCTCTGAGAAAAGCAGCTCCTACAGCAGAGGTCGTAACAGCGGCGGTGGCGGCGGCAGCAGCCATTCCGGCCAACTGACAGACTCCGGACGCAACTCCCTCTCCAGCCTCCCACCTTACAACAGCGGCGGCTACAGTCTGGCATCAGGAGAGTCCTCTACTGGCCACCTGGAGCCCATGAAAAGCGCTCCGCCAGTCAGTGGACACGGACACTCCAACTCAGACAGTGGGCGTTCGTCTTCCAGTAAGAGTACAGGCTCTGGCTCCATAAGTGGCCGAGGACAGCCTCTGTCTGACAGCGGGTCCAGCGGGCGCTCCCCTGGCCCGGTTGAGGGTTATGAGGGGGTGGTGAGGGACCTGGAGGACAagctgagggagagagagctggagctgctgcaacTCCGAGACAACCTGGATGAGAATGAAGCTGCCATTTGTCAG GTTTATGAGGAGAAGCAGAAGCGCTTTGAGCTGGAGCTGGAGGAGCTGAGGCAGGGCTGTGCCACCAGGATGCAGGTAGCCTCGCAGAAGGCCCAGCGTGCACAGCAGGTGCTTCAGTTGCAG GTTTATCAGCTCCAGCAGGAAAAGAAGAAGCTGCAGGAGGACTTTGCTCAGCTTCTGAaggagagggagcagctagATGAGCGCTGCACCTCCTATGAGCACGAGAAGATCCAGCTGGGGCCTCGACTGGAGGAGAGCAAGTGGGAG GTCTGTCAGAAGTCAGGGGAAATCTCATTGCTGAAGCAGCAGCTGAAGGACGTGCAGGGAGAGTTAGCCCAGCGCGTGGGAGAGATTGTCTCACTGCGGGGTCAACTCCGAGAGACTCGTGGCGAGCTGACAAACACCCAGGTCCTGCTCCAGGAGGCCCACGGCACGACCCGCACACGAACCCTGGAGCTGGAGGTGTGTGAAAACGAGCTTCAGCGTCGCAAGAGCGAAGCGGAGCTACTCAGAGAAAAGGTTGGACGCCTTGAGGGAGAGTTGGCTCACCTCAGAGATGCTTTGGCCAATCAGGGAACAGGAAACAGACAGTGTCAGGTGTTCCATGAGGTGGATGAGCACCTGCTCGCCTATGAGAGTGATGAGGTGAAGGCCCAGCGGCAGAGCAGCAGCGAGGCCCTGCAGAACATGAAGGTGCAGATGGACAGGATGAGGGCCGAGCTGGCCCACGAGCGTCAGTGGGCCGAGCAGCAAACGGGAGGCTTCGAGGAGGAGCGCAGGATATGGCAGGAGGAGAAGGACAAAGTTATCCGCTACCAgaagcagctgcagcagaaCTATGTGCAGATGTATCGCAGGAACCGAGAGCTGGAGCAGCTCCTGCAGGAGCTCAACCAGGAACtggagagcagagaggaggacgAAGGCAGCGGCAACGAGATCAACTTTGATGAGATCGCCGCCACTgaaatttaa
- the LOC116061511 gene encoding peroxiredoxin-like 2A, translating to MIMGILANAVAAIGGLITGVMNSFTNIFLTSPLKATLKYLEETELKTLKGDKRILKAKSLWEGSGAVIMAVRRPGUFLCREEAAELSSLKPQLDELGVPLYAVVKEDVSTEVQNFRLYFKGEIFLDEKRRFYGPRERKLGLMAFLRVGVWMNGLRAFQRGFMGNVLGEGFVLGGVFVIGRGKQGILLEHREVEFGDKVNIEDVIRAVRRISQELLPLEMK from the exons ATGATAATGGGAATCCTAGCCAACGCCGTGGCTGCTATCGGCGGCCTCATCACTGGGGTTATGAACAGCTTTACTAATATTTTTCTCACATCACCGCTGAAGGCCACTCTCAAATATTTGGAGGAGACTGAACTCAAAACTTTGAAAGGAG ACAAAAGGATCCTAAAAGCGAAATCTCTGTGGGAGGGATCCGGGGCTGTCATCATGGCAGTGCGGCGACCTGGATGATTTTTGTGCAGAGAG GAGGCTGCAGAGCTGTCCTCTCTGAAGCCCCAGCTGGATGAGCTCGGGGTCCCTCTGTACGCTGTGGTGAAGGAGGATGTCAGCACCGAGGTCCAGAACTTCAGACTGTACTTCAAGGGGGAGATCTTCTTGGATGAAAAG AGGCGTTTTTATGGGCCCCGTGAGCGGAAGCTGGGTCTCATGGCGTTCCTGCGTGTTGGCGTTTGGATGAACGGCCTGCGGGCCTTTCAGAGGGGCTTCATGGGAAATGTTTTGGGAGAGGGCTTTGTCCTTGGTGGGGTCTTCGTCATTGGACGAGGAAAGCAG GGAATTCTTCTGGAGCACAGAGAGGTTGAATTTGGAGATAAAGTCAACATTGAAGATGTCATCCGAGCTGTCAGAAGAATATCACAAGAACTTCTGCCTTTAGAGATGAAATAA